In Vibrio lentus, a single genomic region encodes these proteins:
- a CDS encoding LysR substrate-binding domain-containing protein — protein MANHQSLLRNLHTFNVAAEKMSFTLAAKKLHLTQGAVSHRIKVLEGELGFNLFVRGTRKLELTEEGQRFQRTLSKSLSSIFGEIEDITNTDLYGQINIGTSPAFANSWLLPRLADFKQRYPKFNLNIFSQEEQDFHQNHLDVAIYYGAEDLKDMHRQRLFGEKYIPVCTPSYAAEHDIFDDGLESLHRINFIHALGSDVWQRWIKHNQLDVNLFEQFYCVSHRDMGVQSALHNIGVAMGRYHFVKPYIETGELITPYPSMDTDKGYDLICPLGTEKRPKVRTFIKWLEGQLG, from the coding sequence ATGGCTAACCATCAATCTTTACTGAGAAATCTTCATACTTTTAATGTTGCTGCCGAGAAAATGAGCTTTACGTTAGCCGCGAAAAAGTTGCATCTGACTCAGGGAGCCGTTAGCCATCGAATCAAAGTGTTGGAAGGTGAACTCGGATTTAACTTGTTTGTGCGAGGGACTCGTAAGCTGGAATTGACCGAAGAAGGGCAACGCTTTCAACGCACGTTATCGAAGTCGTTGAGCTCTATTTTTGGTGAGATCGAAGACATTACCAACACCGACTTGTACGGTCAGATCAATATCGGTACCAGTCCTGCCTTTGCAAACAGTTGGTTGCTACCAAGGCTAGCTGATTTCAAACAGCGATACCCAAAGTTCAACCTCAATATTTTCTCTCAAGAAGAGCAAGATTTTCATCAAAATCATCTCGATGTCGCCATTTACTATGGTGCTGAAGATCTAAAAGATATGCATCGCCAGCGTCTGTTTGGTGAAAAGTATATTCCGGTATGTACGCCGAGTTATGCCGCTGAACACGACATCTTTGATGATGGTTTAGAGTCGTTACACCGGATTAATTTCATTCATGCGCTAGGCTCTGATGTTTGGCAGCGTTGGATTAAGCACAATCAACTCGATGTAAATCTGTTTGAGCAGTTTTATTGTGTGAGTCATCGCGATATGGGTGTGCAGAGTGCTCTGCATAATATCGGTGTGGCGATGGGGCGCTATCATTTTGTTAAGCCGTACATTGAGACTGGTGAGCTCATAACGCCTTATCCAAGTATGGATACTGATAAAGGATACGACTTGATCTGTCCGTTAGGCACTGAAAAACGGCCTAAGGTAAGAACCTTTATTAAGTGGCTAGAGGGGCAATTGGGCTAG
- a CDS encoding YeiH family protein: MNLKKSVPFYLAALFCLTPWVSSPTALVIGFLLASLGLVPEHLEVGKLTKKLLAYSIVGLGFGIQFEKALAVTGDGIGLIVTTIIGTLVIGWFLAKRMGLDRTTGYLISSGTAICGGSAIAAVAPAIKADDEQIGLALATVFVLNSVALFLFPMIGHALELSQQTFGTWAAIAIHDTSSVVGAASAYGEEALTTATTLKLARALWIIPIALVSAMIFKNDQKKITIPYFIFFYCAAIAVSDLLPQFEMVYQGIFDVSKRALVVCLFLIGCGISVEKLKAAGPKPLMFGITMWTMISTGSLAWLTLA, encoded by the coding sequence ATGAATCTAAAAAAGTCTGTTCCATTTTATCTTGCTGCTCTGTTTTGCTTAACCCCATGGGTGAGTTCACCGACGGCACTCGTGATCGGTTTCCTTCTTGCGAGCTTAGGTTTAGTCCCTGAGCATCTAGAAGTGGGCAAACTCACCAAAAAGCTACTGGCCTACTCGATTGTCGGCTTAGGCTTTGGCATCCAGTTTGAGAAAGCATTAGCGGTAACAGGCGATGGTATTGGCCTCATTGTCACGACGATTATTGGTACCTTGGTCATTGGTTGGTTCTTGGCAAAACGCATGGGATTAGATCGCACCACGGGTTACCTTATCTCTTCTGGTACTGCAATTTGTGGTGGTAGCGCTATTGCCGCCGTAGCACCGGCCATCAAAGCCGATGATGAACAGATTGGCTTGGCGTTAGCCACTGTATTTGTGTTGAACTCGGTCGCCCTTTTCTTGTTCCCAATGATTGGCCATGCACTTGAGTTAAGCCAACAAACTTTCGGAACATGGGCTGCAATCGCGATTCACGATACATCTTCTGTAGTAGGCGCAGCATCAGCATATGGCGAAGAAGCACTGACCACAGCAACCACATTGAAGCTCGCTCGCGCACTCTGGATCATCCCAATCGCGTTAGTCAGTGCAATGATCTTCAAGAACGATCAAAAGAAGATTACGATTCCTTACTTCATTTTCTTCTACTGCGCTGCTATTGCTGTTAGTGACTTATTGCCACAATTTGAGATGGTCTATCAAGGTATCTTTGATGTGTCTAAGCGTGCATTGGTGGTGTGTCTATTCTTGATTGGTTGCGGTATTTCAGTAGAGAAGCTTAAAGCTGCAGGGCCGAAGCCATTGATGTTTGGTATTACAATGTGGACGATGATTTCGACAGGCTCATTAGCGTGGTTAACGCTTGCCTGA
- a CDS encoding MFS transporter, whose amino-acid sequence MNNDSQSSLLTQKRFLPYFITQFLGAFNDNIFKNVLLLFVAFASVDTLPISSNLFINLAAGLFILPFFLFSALAGVLADKYEKSWFIRKVKLLEVVIMSLGAIGFIYESYAILLLLLFLMGTQSAFFGPVKYALLPQQLESKELVSGNALVETGTFLAILIGTLGAGIIASEENSKLIAAVCIVTFAVLGYLASYFIPEAPSNAPDLKVKWQPITLTRQTLAIAKKDRPTFQALMAISWFWFLGATYLTQFPNFTKVYLNGTESAVAFLLALFSVGIAIGSLACDKLSNHRIEIGIVPMGSLGISIFGFLMAVSIPEALPDFDSFKSFVSYSELWPLFAYLLLLGMSGGIFIVPLYSLMQFRAKPTERAQVIAGLNIYNSLFMVGSAVLGIVFLSVLQLSIPQLFALLAVFNTLVMFALFYQVPIYAFRFFTWVVTHTMYRVKHKNLHNLPEKGGALIVCNHVSYMDALLLSAVCPRLIRFVMEEDYAKLPPLRRFLKRAGVIPISATNRSSIRNAFKEVERALHEGHIVCIFPEGKLTSDGEVAEFMRGMELIIRRSPVPVIPMALKGLWGSYFSRFKGSACKGLPNRFWTKIEIEAGRPILPKDTSCETLRQSVAELRGPLR is encoded by the coding sequence ATGAACAATGACAGCCAATCCTCGCTGTTAACCCAAAAAAGGTTCCTACCCTATTTTATTACCCAATTTTTGGGAGCCTTTAATGACAACATCTTCAAAAATGTCCTGCTGCTATTTGTTGCCTTCGCAAGCGTAGATACCTTGCCAATTTCCAGCAATTTGTTCATTAACTTGGCCGCTGGTCTTTTTATTCTGCCCTTCTTTCTCTTTTCTGCTTTAGCCGGCGTCTTGGCGGATAAGTACGAAAAATCGTGGTTCATTCGCAAAGTTAAGCTTCTTGAAGTCGTGATCATGTCACTGGGTGCCATTGGTTTTATCTACGAAAGCTACGCGATTCTGCTTCTATTACTGTTTTTAATGGGAACACAAAGTGCCTTCTTTGGCCCTGTAAAATACGCCCTACTTCCTCAGCAGTTAGAATCGAAAGAGCTGGTTTCTGGTAACGCTTTGGTCGAGACAGGCACCTTCTTAGCGATTTTAATCGGCACCTTAGGCGCCGGAATTATTGCCTCTGAAGAAAATTCAAAACTGATTGCCGCAGTCTGCATCGTAACGTTTGCGGTACTCGGTTATTTAGCCAGTTACTTTATTCCTGAAGCACCAAGCAATGCGCCTGACCTAAAAGTGAAGTGGCAACCTATTACATTGACACGCCAAACGCTCGCGATTGCTAAAAAAGATCGACCTACGTTCCAAGCACTGATGGCAATAAGCTGGTTTTGGTTCTTAGGGGCGACTTATCTCACTCAGTTTCCCAACTTCACCAAGGTTTACTTAAACGGTACCGAAAGTGCTGTCGCATTTTTACTAGCACTGTTTTCGGTCGGTATTGCCATCGGTTCATTGGCTTGCGATAAGTTATCCAACCACAGAATTGAGATCGGCATTGTGCCAATGGGCAGCTTAGGCATCTCTATTTTTGGATTTTTAATGGCGGTGTCGATCCCAGAGGCACTCCCTGACTTCGATTCATTCAAAAGCTTCGTGTCTTACTCTGAATTATGGCCTCTATTCGCTTATCTACTGCTGCTTGGCATGTCGGGTGGCATATTCATCGTGCCTTTGTACTCTTTGATGCAATTTAGAGCTAAACCCACTGAGCGAGCGCAAGTTATCGCAGGTTTGAACATCTATAACTCACTGTTCATGGTGGGAAGCGCTGTTCTTGGTATCGTCTTCCTGAGTGTTCTACAGCTTTCAATCCCACAATTGTTTGCGCTACTCGCGGTGTTCAATACTTTAGTCATGTTTGCCCTGTTTTATCAGGTACCGATCTATGCTTTCCGTTTCTTCACTTGGGTTGTGACTCACACCATGTACCGTGTGAAGCATAAGAACCTTCACAACCTGCCAGAAAAAGGTGGTGCGCTAATCGTCTGTAACCATGTGAGTTATATGGATGCATTACTACTAAGCGCCGTTTGTCCTCGTTTGATCCGCTTTGTGATGGAAGAGGATTACGCCAAGCTCCCGCCATTACGACGTTTCTTGAAACGAGCTGGGGTTATTCCAATCTCCGCAACGAATCGCAGTTCGATTCGAAATGCTTTCAAAGAAGTAGAACGTGCGCTGCATGAAGGCCACATTGTATGTATTTTCCCAGAAGGAAAGCTGACCTCTGATGGCGAAGTTGCTGAATTCATGCGTGGAATGGAACTGATCATCCGACGTTCACCGGTACCCGTCATCCCAATGGCACTCAAAGGGTTATGGGGAAGCTACTTTAGCCGTTTCAAAGGCAGCGCATGTAAAGGTTTGCCCAATCGATTCTGGACAAAAATCGAGATCGAAGCCGGGAGACCAATTTTGCCGAAAGATACTTCTTGTGAAACATTGCGCCAGTCAGTTGCCGAGCTTCGTGGGCCATTGCGCTAA
- a CDS encoding TetR/AcrR family transcriptional regulator, with the protein MARRNDHTREQLVQLTLKTVTDFLEEHSYHELSLRKIANMIGYVPSTLVNVFGNYNLLLLHVVAQTLDELASESASAVEKSSNPQQALFNLAYCYHDYAQKNPHRWQLIFEHNMNGENLPEWQSNRIDKMTGMLEQLLMAIAPEHTESEVVKASRVLWSGVHGITLLSVDDKFFASEPIDGKELINNLISNYLTNW; encoded by the coding sequence ATGGCACGAAGAAACGACCACACTCGAGAACAACTGGTTCAGCTCACACTAAAGACAGTGACTGACTTCCTAGAAGAGCACTCTTATCACGAGTTAAGTTTACGTAAAATCGCCAATATGATTGGGTATGTACCGAGTACTCTAGTGAATGTGTTTGGCAACTATAACCTGTTGCTTTTACATGTAGTCGCTCAAACACTAGACGAACTAGCCTCTGAATCCGCATCAGCCGTAGAGAAATCAAGCAACCCACAGCAAGCGTTATTCAACCTCGCTTATTGCTACCACGACTACGCACAGAAAAACCCTCATCGCTGGCAGCTTATCTTCGAACACAACATGAACGGTGAAAACCTTCCTGAGTGGCAATCCAATCGAATCGATAAAATGACAGGTATGCTTGAGCAATTACTCATGGCCATTGCTCCTGAGCACACCGAAAGTGAAGTTGTGAAGGCAAGCCGTGTGTTATGGTCTGGTGTTCACGGAATAACCCTGTTGAGTGTTGATGATAAGTTTTTCGCTTCTGAACCCATTGATGGTAAAGAATTGATTAATAACCTAATCTCAAACTACCTCACCAACTGGTAA